The Thermothelomyces thermophilus ATCC 42464 chromosome 7, complete sequence genome window below encodes:
- a CDS encoding rhodopsin-like protein, giving the protein MAVAVLVSRNDALRTHPPAGDARLSVNGSNWLFTVTSIFGLATLIFWALKFRARSGERFFHYLFIITSLTGLIAYYAMASDLAWVPIRQANSVGHSGLVRQIFWAKYVFWVVAFPAIVIALGVLSGVSWATIVYNVALTWTWVIGYLVAAFTPSNFKWGFFAWAFLAHIFALVSLWVRGGSAADRVGIRRDYFALTGWVTFLWLIYPLAWGLTDGGNFNGVTGSFIWFGILDILLFLGTGFAIIFRSGRWDYGRLNIAFTQYGRVPAQPGTFPEKAAPPAAAAGAGAAPAPAPAAAPAAGPATTTAPTAANTATV; this is encoded by the exons atGGCCGTCGCAGTTCTTGTCTCTCGCAACGATGCGCTGAGAACACACCCTCCCGCGGGTGACGCGAGACTCTCTGTAAATGGCTCCAACTGGCTCTTTACCGTCACGAGCATTTTCGGGCTCGCTACT CTCATCTTCTGGGCCCTCAAGTTCCGCGCCCGCAGCGGAGAGCGCTTCTTCCACTACCTCTTCATCATCACCAGCTTGACCGGCCTGATCGCCTACTATGCCATGGCCTCCGACCTGGCGTGGGTGCCGATCCGGCAGGCCAACTCGGTCGGCCACAGCGGGCTCGTCCGGCAGATCTTCTGGGCCAAGTACGTCTTCTGGGTGGTCGCCTTCCCGGCCATCGTCATCGCCCTCGGCGTCCTGTCCGGCGTCTCCTGGGCCACCATCGTCTACAACGTCGCCCTCACCTGGACCTGGGTCATCGGCTACCTCGTGGCCGCCTTCACGCCGTCCAACTTCAAGTGGGGCTTCTTCGCCTGGGCCTTCCTCGCCCACATCTTCGCGCTCGTCTCGCTCTGGGTccgcggcggcagcgctGCGGACCGCGTCGGCATCCGCCGCGACTACTTCGCCCTCACCGGCTGGGTCACCTTCCTCTGGCTGATCTACCCGCTCGCCTGGGGCCTGACCGACGGCGGCAACTTCAACGGCGTCACCGGCAGCTTCATCTGGTTCGGCATCCTCGacatcctcctcttcctcggcaCCGGCTTCGCCATCATCTTCCGCTCCGGCCGCTGGGACTACGGCCGCCTCAACATCGCCTTCACCCAGTACGGCCGCGTCCCCGCCCAACCGGGCACCTTCCCCGAGAAGGCCGCCCCGccggccgctgctgccggtgccggtgccgctcccgctcccgctcccgctgccGCTCCCGCTGCCGGCCCGGCCACAACCACCGCCCCCACGGCCGCCAATACTGCTACTGTTTAA